Proteins co-encoded in one Gossypium arboreum isolate Shixiya-1 chromosome 11, ASM2569848v2, whole genome shotgun sequence genomic window:
- the LOC108452509 gene encoding scopoletin 8-hydroxylase-like yields MGPSFDDGTSLYNFVVRDGNGVKGMVDSGLTTVPAAYTQPPRERIDKERARKHEQPPIDLSRLDGPEHDEVAVEIVRAAETLGFFQVINHGVPVDLLESLKDTAHKFFGLPPEQKAVYRSEVSPTPLVKYGTSFVPEKEKALEWKDYISLQYVNDAEALQHWPNEIRDVALEYLRTSIMMVRKLLEVLILNLGMKLVDPKIDALIDKKMVNMNFYPTCPNPELTVGVGRHSDMGTLTVLLQDGIGGLYVKIEEDMKYGKKGEWVEIPPTPGALVINVGDMLQVLSNKRYKSAEHRVRTTNIASRVSIPIFTIPNLTEKIAPLPHLVEKDGIAHYREFMFVDYMKNFFGNAHEGKKSLDFAKNVDSS; encoded by the exons ATGGGTCCAAGCTTCGACGACGGCACCTCACTCTACAACTTCGTCGTCCGCGACGGAAACGGCGTCAAAGGAATGGTGGATTCCGGCTTAACGACGGTGCCGGCGGCTTACACGCAACCGCCGAGAGAGCGGATCGATAAGGAAAGGGCGCGAAAACACGAGCAACCGCCGATCGATCTGTCGAGACTAGATGGACCTGAACACGATGAAGTCGCCGTCGAGATCGTTAGAGCTGCCGAGACTCTCGGCTTCTTCCAAGTAATCAACCATGGTGTCCCGGTTGATCTGCTGGAATCGCTGAAAGACACTGCGCATAAGTTCTTCGGCCTGCCGCCGGAACAGAAGGCCGTCTATCGGTCGGAAGTTAGTCCGACACCGCTGGTGAAGTATGGAACGAGCTTCGTGCCTGAGAAAGAGAAAGCTTTGGAGTGGAAAGATTACATCAGTTTGCAGTACGTTAATGATGCAGAAGCTCTTCAACATTGGCCCAATGAGATAAG GGATGTTGCACTTGAGTACTTGAGGACATCAATCATGATGGTGAGAAAATTGCTTGAAGTTTTGATATTAAATCTTGGGATGAAATTGGTAGATCCAAAAATTGATGCACTCATTGATAAGAAGATGGTTAATATGAATTTTTATCCAACATGTCCTAATCCGGAACTTACGGTAGGAGTAGGGCGTCATTCTGATATGGGTACTCTTACAGTTTTATTACAAGACGGAATTGGTGGTTTATATGTGAAAATCGAAGAAGATATGAAATATGGAAAGAAGGGAGAATGGGTAGAGATACCTCCTACTCCCGGTGCCTTGGTCATCAATGTTGGAGATATGTTACAG GTATTAAGTAATAAAAGGTATAAAAGTGCAGAACATAGAGTTCGTACTACAAACATAGCATCAAGGGTCTCAATACCAATCTTTACGATTCCAAATTTAACGGAAAAGATTGCACCATTACCTCACCTTGTAGAAAAAGACGGAATTGCTCATTATAGAGAATTTATGTTTGTTGATTACATGAAAAATTTTTTCGGAAATGCTCATGAAGGCAAAAAATCTCTTGATTTTGCAAAAAATGTCGATTCTTCTTGA